A portion of the Lolium rigidum isolate FL_2022 chromosome 1, APGP_CSIRO_Lrig_0.1, whole genome shotgun sequence genome contains these proteins:
- the LOC124684916 gene encoding extra-large guanine nucleotide-binding protein 3-like produces MAGAVGGEGNWEEMLRRMLPPGTAIPEGNLDYSIALEYDGPPVSYEVPRIDPVDMADVPTAEPVSGSYRLGNSVVPVAPVFRPRRAEPAPPARVNGSSESANSAPQDEGGSDHDDDSREFARSWQGHTDGNRPAAPEGRRSHVVTFGLADDGKYDDSSELGDTRSEQFVAVARKEKRGKTCDRCGKRKWEGKEACIVCDKRYCGYCLLRAMGSMPEGRKCITCIGMPIDETKRSKLGKSSRILSRLLSALEVRQILKAEKECQANQLRPEQIIVNGCPLCQEEMSDLLSCSRPPQNLKPGRYWYDKESGLWGKAGEKPNRVVSTNLNFNGKIQPDASNGNTQVYMNGREITKIELKILKIAQVQCPRDTHFWVYHDGGYEEEGQNNIKGKIWQSPFTRFVCAMVSLPVPPPNSDEPKDDSPYSARAVPDYLDQKRVQKLLILGSPGAGTSTIFKQAKLLYGTRFTPEELDNIKLMIQSNMFKYLGILLEGRERFEEEALAISNNPNSEDGDTQQDENKSSDSNSCIYSINAKLKKFSDWLLDIIAMGDLDAFFPAATREYAPVVDEMWKDPAIQATYKRKEELHFLPEVAEYFLSRAVEVSSNEYEPSEKDVIYAEGVSQGNGLAFIDFTLDERSPMSELYGDSHDATSQALNKYQLIRVNAKGMNEGCKWVEMFEDVRAVIFSVALSDYDQLGLSASGGSRRLVNKMIQSRDLFESTIRHPCFRDTPFVLVLNKFDLFEEKIGRSPLSGCEWFSDFGPLRTHNNNQSMAHQAFYYVAMKFKDLYAAHTNGRKLFVWQARARDRPTVDEAFRYIREVLKWEDEKDEGFYPEESFYSTTELSSSRLVGAGEWQQQSAAG; encoded by the exons ATGGCGGGGGCGGTGGGCGGCGAGGGCAACTGGGAGGAGATGCTGAGGCGGATGCTGCCGCCGGGGACCGCGATCCCGGAGGGCAACCTCGACTACTCCATCGCGCTCGAGTACGACGGGCCGCCGGTGTCCTACGAGGTCCCCAGGATCGACCCGGTGGACATGGCGGACGTGCCCACGGCCGAGCCCGTGTCCGGGTCCTACAGGCTCGGGAACAGCGTGGTGCCCGTGGCGCCCGTCTTCAGGCCCCGGCGCGCTGAACCGGCGCCGCCTGCGCGGGTCAATGGAAGCTCGGAGTCCGCCAATTCGGCGCCTCAGGACGAGGGGGGCTCTGACCACGACGACGACTCCCGCGAGTTCGCGCGAAGCTGGCAGGGGCACACGGATGGCAACCGGCCTGCCGCGCCGGAGGGGAGGAGATCTCACGTGGTGACCTTCGGGCTGGCGGACGACGGCAagtacgacgacagcagcgagctCGGCGACACCAGGTCGGAGCAGTTCGTGGCGGTGGCCAGGAAGGAGAAGAGGGGCAAGACGTGCGACCGGTGCGGGAAGCGGAAGTGGGAGGGCAAGGAGGCGTGCATCGTCTGCGACAAGCGGTACTGCGGCTACTGCCTGCTCAGGGCCATGGGGTCCATGCCGGAGGGCCGCAAGTGCATCACCTGCATCGGCATGCCCATCGACGAGACCAAGCGGTCCAAGCTGGGGAAGAGCTCCAGGATACTGTCGCGGCTGCTCAGCGCGCTCGAGGTGAGGCAGATCTTGAAGGCCGAGAAGGAGTGCCAGGCGAACCAGCTCCGGCCCGAGCAAATCATCGTCAATGGCTGCCCTCTTTGTCAAGAGGAGATGTCGGACTTGCTTAGTTGCTCGCGGCCTCCTCAGAATCTGAAGCCTGGGAGATACTGGTATGACAAGGAGTCGGGCTTATGGGGAAAG GCTGGGGAAAAGCCGAATCGGGTTGTCAGCACTAACCTCAACTTCAATGGGAAGATTCAACCTGATGCCAGTAATGGCAACACTCAGGTTTACATGAATGGAAGGGAAATTACCAAGATTGAACTGAAAATTCTCAAG ATAGCACAAGTCCAATGTCCCCGTGATACTCACTTTTGGGTCTATCATGATGGTGGATATGAGGAAGAAGGCCAAAATAACATCAAAGGAAAAATATGGCAGTCC CCGTTCACACGTTTTGTTTGCGCCATGGTTTCACTACCGGTGCCTCCTCCAAACTCTGATGAGCCCAAAGACGACTCTCCTTATTCAGCAAGAGCAGTGCCTGATTACTTAGACCAGAAAAGAGTACAGAAACTTCTTATTCTTGGATCACCTGGAGCTGGAACAAGCACCATATTTAAGCAG GCTAAGTTACTATATGGAACGAGATTTACCCCAGAAGAACTTGACAATATCAAACTAATGATCCAAAGCAACATGTTCAAGTACCTCGGGATTCTGTTAGAGGGCCGTGAGCGCTTCGAGGAGGAGGCTTTGGCTATATCAAATAACCCAAATTCAGAAGATGGGGATACCCAACAAG ATGAAAACAAATCTAGTGATTCCAACTCTTGCATATACTCAATAAATGCAAAGCTAAAGAAGTTCTCTGATTGGCTGTTGGACATCATAGCAATGGGAGACCTAGATGCATTCTTCCCTGCAGCTACACGTGAATATGCACCAGTTGTTGATGAGATGTGGAAGGACCCTGCTATACAAGCAACATATAAAAGAAAGGAGGAATTGCACTTTCTCCCTGAAGTTGCTGAATATTTTTTGAGCAGG GCAGTTGAAGTATCGAGTAATGAGTATGAACCTTCAGAGAAAGATGTAATATATGCTGAAGGGGTATCACAAGGGAATGGATTGGCCTTTATAGACTTCACTCTAGACGAACGGAGCCCTATGTCAGAACTCTATGGTGATAGTCATGACGCAACATCTCAGGCACTAAACAA ATATCAGCTGATTAGAGTAAATGCCAAGGGCATGAATGAGGGATGCAAATGGGTAGAAATGTTTGAGGATGTCCGTGCGGTGATATTCTCTGTAGCACTCAGCGACTATGACCAGCTGGGACTCTCTGCTAGTGGCGGCAGCAGGCGCCTCGTGAACAAGATGATTCAAAGCAGGGACTTGTTTGAGTCTACAATCAG ACATCCATGTTTCCGCGACACGCCGTTTGTCCTGGTGCTCAACAAGTTCGACCTCTTTGAGGAGAAGATTGGGCGCTCTCCGCTCTCGGGCTGCGAGTGGTTCAGCGACTTTGGCCCCCTCCGGACCCACAACAACAACCAGTCGATGGCCCACCAGGCGTTCTACTACGTGGCGATGAAGTTCAAGGACCTGTACGCGGCGCACACGAACGGGCGGAAGCTCTTCGTGTGGCAGGCGCGCGCCCGCGACAGGCCCACCGTCGACGAGGCCTTCCGGTACATCCGGGAGGTGCTCAAGTGGGAGGACGAGAAGGACGAGGGGTTCTACCCGGAGGAGTCCTTCTACAGCACGACGGAGCTCAGCTCCTCGCGGCTTGTCGGAGCAGGAGAGTGGCAGCAGCAATCTGCTGCCGGCTAA
- the LOC124684915 gene encoding pentatricopeptide repeat-containing protein At5g27270, which translates to MAMASAPLLSARSAAVSVTCSSREYEEDDGGAVSWSLSSGTRSSSSSPRGRRLPPYRRLLHDEARRLRGERRGQGAGAETPRWVRRTEGQMARYIEDDRAGHVHGRHVVAAVRAARATASRPPGSMREAMASFVTKLTFREMCVVLREQRGWRQAQEFFSWMKLQLCYEPSVVAYTILLRVYGQTGRIELAEETFLEMLEAGVEPDAVACGTLLCAYARRGRHGDMMLFYAATRRRGVVPPVPAFNFMLSSLQKHRLHGKVIHLWNQMVEEANVVPNQFTYTVVIGSFVKEGLLEEAMDVLGKMKQSRIVPEEATYSGLISLSARHGRGEQALRLYEEMRDHGIVPSNYTCASLLALYDKNGDYSKALSLFSEMERSKIVPDEVIYGILVRIYGKIGLYEDAQRTFEEIDMAGMLSDEQTYVAMAQVHMNAGNYDRALLVLDSMRSRSVKPSPFSYNALLRCHVAKEDIAAAEDTFRVLTKYGLPDVFCCNDLLRLYIKLGQLDKASALILEMTKEDVQLDEGLCMTVMEVCCKSGMTADANKVLKEMHNDGVTIKSSTMVSPIEMYARNNISVIREEDTSSKMLDCRTDTSALSTTLKSLLDTPGSSSIACQLIRKFAREGSTEEAKFLHEQLTALGVKPEDSATATLIVQYGQKQKLRKAKLLFELASASFPVGGPVYNAMVDALCKCSKTDEAYHLFMEMVDRGHIRDAVTISILVTHLTKHGKFREAENIIHDCFAGEVELDTVVYNTFIKSMLESGKLYSAVSIYDRMIASGVPRSLQTFNIMISVYGLGGKLDNATEMFTAAQELGLPIDEKIYTNMLNIYGKAGRHQEASLLFSRMKERGIMPGKISFNSMINAYAASGLHHKAEVTFQKMQSGSHAPDSLTYLALIRAYTQGGCYTKAEEAIQMMLGSNIAPSSLHFNHLIFNFLKEGQIDEAKRLCSQMRDIGVAADLACCRTMMRAYLEHGRVDEGILLFETTCRSLKPDSLILSAAFHLYEHSGRESEAGDVLDVISLHGASFLRNLKVGSKLRPT; encoded by the exons ATGGCGATGGCTTCTGCTCCACTACTATCCGCACGCAGCGCCGCTGTCTCCGTCACCTGCTCCTCCCGTGAATACgaagaagacgacggcggcgccgTCTCATGGTCGCTCTCCTCCGGCACacgctcttcctcgtcgtcgccgcgggGTCGTCGCCTGCCACcgtaccgccgcctcctccacgacgAGGCGCGGCGCCTCCGCGGGGAGCGCCGCGGCCAGGGTGCCGGCGCCGAGACGCCCCGATGGGTACGCCGCACCGAGGGCCAGATGGCCCGGTACATCGAGGACGACCGCGCCGGCCACGTTCACGGCCGccacgtcgtcgccgccgtccgtGCCGCCCGCGCCACGGCGTCACGCCCGCCGGGGTCCATGCGGGAGGCTATGGCCTCCTTCGTAACCAAGCTCACCTTCCGCGAGATGTGCGTTGTCCTCCGCGAACAGCGCGGGTGGCGCCAGGCCCAGGAGTTCTTCTCCTGGATGAAGCTTCAG CTGTGCTACGAGCCCAGCGTGGTCGCCTACACCATCCTCCTCAGGGTGTACGGCCAGACGGGGAGGATCGAGCTCGCAGAGGAGACGTTCCTCGAGATGCTGGAGGCCGGCGTCGAGCCGGACGCGGTGGCGTGCGGCACCCTGCTGTGCGCGTACGCTCGCCGGGGTCGGCACGGAGACATGATGCTCTTCTATGCAGCGACGCGCAGGCGTGGCGTGGTGCCGCCGGTCCCTGCCTTCAACTTCATGCTCTCCTCCCTGCAGAAGCACAGGCTCCATGGCAAGGTGATCCACCTCTGGAACCAGATGGTTGAAGAAGCCAATGTGGTGCCAAATCAGTTCACGTATACAGTTGTGATCGGCTCATTCGTCAAGGAGGGTCTCTTGGAGGAGGCCATGGATGTTCTCGGGAAGATGAAGCAGTCCCGGATTGTTCCGGAGGAGGCGACCTATAGTGGCCTGATCAGCTTGAGTGCCAGACATGGCAGAGGGGAACAGGCACTGAGGCTCTACGAAGAGATGAGGGATCATGGCATTGTCCCTAGCAATTACACCTGTGCATCCCTCCTGGCACTCTACGACAAGAACGGGGACTACTCGAAGGCGCTCTCGCTCTTCTCGGAGATGGAGCGTAGCAAGATCGTTCCTGATGAGGTCATCTATGGGATCCTCGTCAGGATTTACGGTAAGATCGGGCTCTATGAGGATGCACAGCGCACCTTCGAGGAGATCGACATGGCGGGCATGTTGAGCGATGAGCAGACTTATGTGGCTATGGCTCAGGTTCACATGAATGCTGGGAACTACGATAGGGCACTGCTAGTTTTGGATTCTATGAGATCGAGGAGCGTGAAGCCGTCGCCGTTTTCTTACAACGCTCTTCTCCGATGCCATGTCGCCAAGGAAGACATAGCTGCTGCTGAAGATACCTTCAGAGTTCTGACGAAATATGGCCTCCCTGATGTGTTCTGCTGCAATGACCTCCTCAGGTTATATATCAAGCTGGGCCAGCTAGACAAGGCCAGTGCACTCATTCTGGAGATGACAAAAGaagatgtccagcttgatgaggGCCTCTGTATGACTGTGATGGAAGTTTGCTGCAAAAGCGGGATGACGGCCGATGCAAATAAGGTACTGAAAGAGATGCATAATGATGGGGTGACCATTAAGAGTTCAACAATGGTTTCTCCTATTGAGATGTATGCTAGAAATAATATTAGCGTGATCCGGGAAGAAGATACTTCGTCGAAGATGCTAGACTGTCGGACTGACACTTCAGCACTCAGCACGACATTGAAATCCTTGTTGGACACACCTGGGAGTTCATCCATCGCGTGCCAATTGATCAGAAAATTTGCTAGGGAAG GAAGTACAGAAGAAGCAAAATTTCTTCATGAACAGCTGACTGCACTGGGAGTCAAGCCTGAAGATTCTGCTACAGCtactttgattgtccaatatggCCAGAAACAGAAGTTACGGAAAGCAAAATTACTATTTGAGTTGGCATCAGCATCGTTTCCTGTAGGAGGGCCTGTCTACAATGCCATGGTCGATGCATTATGTAAGTGCAGCAAGACTGATGAGGCATATCATCTTTTCATGGAAATGGTTGATCGAGGCCATATTAGAGATGCTGTGACAATTAGTATACTAGTCACTCACCTGACTAAGCATG GGAAATTTCGGGAGGCAGAAAACATCATACATGACTGTTTCGCTGGTGAAGTTGAGCTTGATACAGTCGTGTACAACACTTTTATCAAATCGATGCTCGAGTCAG GCAAATTATACTCAGCTGTCAGCATATATGATCGCATGATAGCCTCAGGTGTTCCTCGGTCCTTGCAGACATTCAATATAATGATAAG TGTTTATGGCCTAGGAGGAAAGCTGGACAATGCTACTGAAATGTTTACTGCTGCGCAAGAGCTAGGCTTACCCATCGATGAGAAGATATACACAAACATGCTTAACATCTATGGAAAGGCGG GGAGGCATCAGGAGGCATCTTTGCTATTTAGTAGAATGAAGGAACGTGGTATCATGCCTGGAAAG ATCAGTTTCAATTCCATGATCAATGCCTACGCCGCTTCTGGGCTGCATCACAAGGCAGAGGTTACATTCCAGAAGATGCAATCAGGCAGTCATGCTCCCGACTCGTTGACTTATCTCGCACTGATCAGGGCATACACCCAGGGTGGATGCTATACCAAAGCAGAGGAAGCCATCCAGATGATGCTGGGTAGCAACATAGCCCCTTCTAGCCTTCATTTCAACCACCTCATTTTCAACTTTCTGAAGGAAGGTCAGATTGATGAAGCCAAGAGGCTCTGCAGCCAGATGCGCGATATTGGCGTGGCTGCTGATTTGGCCTGTTGCAGGACCATGATGAGGGCGTACCTGGAGCACGGCCGAGTCGATGAAGGCATATTGCTCTTTGAGACGACGTGCAGGTCGCTGAAACCTGACAGCCTCATCCTGAGTGCAGCATTTCATCTCTATGAGCATTCAGGCAGGGAATCTGAAGCTGGGGATGTGCTGGATGTCATCAGTCTGCATGGTGCTTCTTTCCTGAGGAACCTGAAGGTTGGATCAAAGTTGCGACCAACTTAG